One genomic segment of Mycolicibacterium chubuense NBB4 includes these proteins:
- a CDS encoding wax ester/triacylglycerol synthase family O-acyltransferase — translation MNRAIPPLDLGWLLMESPGGTTHVGALLLFKKPPGRRSLVREVVEAYRAYRPLPPFNYVPELVGAGAPHFREVESWDPHYHVAHLALPAQSSYEDLLRLVADLHEPMLDRHRPMFRCWLIDGVPGGRFAIYTKTHHSIIDGVSGLKKLYEGLSPSGEPSIPAPAFALGQPDPEPEHAPPALRKLTDAVRGALAEVGAINQISRTALRKALSAALGSHLEGSLPFVAGHAPTNAPLVQARGFATMSLPLEEMHTIGRQHGATLNDLAAAIVDHGLHTYLRETGQAYSHEFVAMCPVSLRDDGDSAVGTRVSAIFVRLGAPAAPMSERLRQVVHSVATAKKELGALSTDAAMAYSVALIALAGAGATTHLDRVGHPACNLVISNVPGATETRYLNGAELVGIFPVSALAASIGLNVTLSSYRDHMDFGFVANSAAISDVVALAEHTRRAYADIKADTRRSHAAALTHRSTTG, via the coding sequence ATGAACAGAGCGATTCCTCCGCTCGATTTGGGTTGGCTGCTGATGGAGTCGCCCGGCGGCACCACGCATGTCGGTGCCCTGCTGCTCTTCAAGAAACCGCCGGGCCGTCGATCACTGGTGCGCGAGGTCGTCGAGGCTTACCGCGCCTACCGGCCGCTGCCGCCGTTCAACTATGTGCCGGAGCTCGTCGGGGCCGGCGCTCCGCACTTCCGAGAGGTCGAGAGCTGGGACCCGCACTACCACGTCGCGCATCTCGCGCTGCCGGCGCAAAGCTCCTATGAGGATCTGCTACGACTCGTCGCCGACCTGCACGAGCCGATGCTCGATCGCCATCGACCGATGTTCCGGTGCTGGCTCATCGACGGGGTTCCCGGCGGCAGGTTCGCGATCTACACCAAGACCCACCACAGCATCATCGACGGGGTGTCGGGCCTGAAGAAGCTCTACGAGGGGCTGAGCCCGTCCGGCGAGCCCTCCATCCCCGCCCCGGCTTTCGCACTGGGGCAACCGGATCCGGAGCCGGAACACGCACCGCCCGCACTGCGGAAACTCACCGACGCGGTGCGCGGCGCCCTTGCCGAAGTCGGTGCGATCAACCAGATCTCGCGGACCGCGCTACGCAAGGCGCTGAGCGCGGCTCTCGGCTCGCATCTGGAGGGAAGCCTGCCGTTCGTCGCGGGCCATGCTCCGACGAACGCTCCCCTGGTTCAGGCACGAGGTTTCGCCACGATGTCGCTGCCCCTGGAGGAGATGCACACGATCGGCCGGCAGCACGGAGCCACTCTCAACGATCTCGCCGCGGCCATCGTCGACCACGGTCTGCACACCTATCTGAGAGAAACGGGTCAGGCGTATTCCCACGAGTTCGTCGCCATGTGCCCGGTGTCGCTCCGCGACGACGGTGACAGCGCGGTGGGCACCCGGGTTTCGGCGATCTTCGTGCGGCTCGGCGCTCCTGCGGCGCCGATGAGCGAACGGCTGCGCCAGGTGGTCCACTCGGTCGCGACGGCCAAGAAGGAACTCGGCGCCCTGTCGACGGACGCAGCCATGGCCTACTCCGTGGCCCTCATCGCCCTTGCCGGCGCGGGCGCGACCACTCACCTGGATCGCGTCGGTCACCCGGCGTGCAATCTGGTCATCTCGAATGTCCCCGGCGCCACCGAGACTCGCTATCTGAACGGCGCCGAGTTGGTCGGGATCTTCCCGGTGTCGGCGCTGGCCGCCTCGATCGGACTGAACGTGACGCTGAGCTCCTACCGCGACCACATGGACTTCGGGTTCGTGGCGAACTCTGCGGCGATCAGTGATGTCGTCGCACTCGCAGAACACACCCGGCGGGCGTATGCCGACATCAAGGCGGACACGCGGCGGTCGCACGCCGCAGCGCTCAC